Proteins encoded within one genomic window of Variovorax sp. OAS795:
- a CDS encoding LysR family transcriptional regulator, which produces MTGMTTVFQLNLRHLRGLLAVQKHGSISAAAAAVNLSQPALTQGILKLENQLGEVLLERRSDGIVPTSAGELVLQRAQASLRHLAAGGRLLAGAGFDADRRLTMTQVRAFLSLFRTGSFATAAIELALSQAAVHRAVRELEEALGRKLVERRGRGVHVNFGGQRFARSCRLAIQELQAAMSELGLDPQNPTVAIGTTPMARAFLVPEAMSRMVAEKFPVRFRVLEGSWGELVESLRDGLVDFIVGELPAENVPDLVTTALHAEAPIIVAGRQHALNGQPSPSRETLAACSWIIAPDTSPLRAQWERLFPDKWRPEAPVECESVMIISRLLTGSDMLTLAMRDQVALQIRSGLLTQIGEPLSENMSTVGVTMRQGWRPARAQERFLQLLRAASASLVADAGHASATEAAWRI; this is translated from the coding sequence ATGACCGGGATGACGACGGTCTTCCAACTGAATCTGCGCCACTTGCGGGGGCTGCTGGCCGTGCAGAAGCACGGGAGCATCAGCGCGGCGGCGGCGGCTGTGAACCTGAGCCAACCGGCGCTCACCCAGGGAATCCTGAAGTTGGAGAACCAACTCGGCGAAGTGCTTCTCGAGCGTCGTTCCGACGGCATCGTTCCCACGTCCGCGGGCGAGCTCGTGCTGCAGCGGGCACAGGCCAGCCTGCGCCACCTGGCCGCGGGCGGCCGCCTGCTGGCCGGTGCCGGCTTTGACGCGGACCGGCGGCTGACCATGACCCAGGTGCGCGCGTTCCTGAGCCTCTTCAGGACCGGAAGCTTCGCGACAGCCGCCATCGAACTCGCGCTCTCGCAGGCCGCGGTTCACCGGGCCGTGCGCGAGCTGGAGGAGGCCCTGGGCCGCAAGCTGGTGGAGAGACGTGGGCGCGGCGTCCACGTCAATTTCGGCGGCCAGCGCTTTGCGCGCAGCTGCAGGCTGGCCATCCAGGAGCTGCAGGCGGCGATGTCCGAGCTCGGCCTGGACCCGCAGAACCCGACGGTCGCCATCGGGACCACGCCGATGGCCCGCGCCTTTTTGGTGCCGGAAGCGATGTCGCGGATGGTGGCCGAGAAATTTCCGGTCCGCTTCCGGGTGCTGGAGGGAAGCTGGGGGGAACTGGTGGAGTCGCTGCGCGATGGACTGGTCGACTTCATCGTCGGCGAACTGCCGGCCGAGAACGTGCCCGACCTGGTCACCACGGCGCTGCATGCCGAAGCGCCCATCATCGTCGCCGGACGGCAGCACGCGCTGAATGGGCAGCCGAGCCCGTCCAGGGAGACGCTCGCTGCCTGTTCGTGGATCATCGCGCCCGACACCTCGCCGCTGCGCGCGCAATGGGAACGCCTGTTTCCCGACAAGTGGCGACCCGAGGCTCCGGTGGAGTGCGAGTCCGTCATGATCATCAGCCGCCTGCTGACGGGCAGCGACATGCTGACGCTGGCCATGCGGGACCAGGTTGCGCTGCAGATTCGCAGCGGGCTGCTGACCCAGATCGGCGAGCCGCTCTCGGAGAACATGTCGACTGTTGGCGTGACCATGCGGCAGGGCTGGCGGCCCGCCCGGGCGCAGGAGCGGTTCCTTCAGCTCTTGCGTGCCGCATCGGCCAGCCTGGTGGCCGATGCGGGCCACGCGTCTGCGACCGAAGCCGCCTGGCGGATCTGA
- a CDS encoding branched-chain amino acid ABC transporter permease, whose translation MNGLQAGLLLFVISAGLTLSFGLMRVVNVAHGSFYMVGAFAGIAVAQRTGSFALGALVATIAAAITGWLVERTLFRRLYARGPFPQMLVSFGLIFVLDELVRIIWGGEIRSLPRPEFLSHSYEWLGASIEGYRLFLIAFGALVSIGFFLGLVRTPLGAAVRAAVDDREASELLGMKVTTLFSLVFLAGAGLAGAAGYVAIPIVNAFPGMGDDVLVSCLVVVVIGGLGSVFGSLLASLLIGYALTVGQVLVAGYAPAVMYAVLTLVLLLRPHGLLGKAEGT comes from the coding sequence GTGAACGGGTTGCAGGCGGGGCTGCTGCTGTTCGTCATCTCCGCTGGCCTGACCCTGAGTTTCGGCCTGATGCGCGTGGTCAACGTGGCACACGGCTCGTTCTACATGGTCGGCGCATTCGCCGGCATTGCCGTGGCGCAGCGCACGGGGTCGTTCGCGCTCGGCGCCCTCGTGGCGACCATCGCGGCGGCCATTACGGGCTGGCTGGTCGAGCGCACGCTCTTTCGTCGCCTCTATGCGCGGGGGCCGTTCCCGCAGATGCTGGTGTCCTTCGGCCTGATCTTCGTGTTGGACGAACTGGTTCGCATCATCTGGGGCGGCGAGATCCGCAGCCTGCCCAGGCCGGAATTCCTGAGCCATTCGTACGAGTGGCTCGGGGCCAGCATCGAGGGCTACCGGCTCTTCCTGATCGCCTTCGGTGCGCTCGTGAGCATCGGCTTCTTCCTGGGTTTGGTGCGAACGCCTTTGGGCGCCGCGGTGCGCGCCGCGGTGGACGATCGCGAGGCGTCCGAGCTGCTCGGGATGAAGGTGACGACACTCTTCAGCCTGGTGTTCCTTGCGGGCGCAGGACTGGCCGGGGCGGCCGGGTATGTCGCGATCCCGATCGTCAATGCCTTTCCGGGCATGGGGGACGACGTGCTGGTGTCCTGCCTGGTGGTCGTCGTCATCGGCGGTCTTGGATCGGTCTTCGGCTCGCTGCTCGCAAGCCTGCTCATCGGCTATGCGCTCACCGTGGGGCAGGTGCTGGTCGCGGGCTATGCGCCGGCGGTGATGTACGCGGTGTTGACGCTGGTTCTGCTGCTGCGCCCGCACGGACTCCTGGGCAAGGCGGAGGGCACATGA
- a CDS encoding branched-chain amino acid ABC transporter permease has protein sequence MKKQGTRLHLGLLAATGAALLSVPFISVGSGTEFTADILIFAIMAIGLYVQIGLLGLVNFGFSAFYGLGGYLGAVLLMRMSPSMLPSLALTVLGTAAISGVFGWIALKTRDITFTIITLTFAQLLYVLALAEDGWTGGHNGLSGIPRPRLPQFIAEPLGLTLNTDAGFYYFVLAVFALVVLFVHTLSRSRLGAVFAGIRENEERMTVLGYSTQQYKLAGFVISGAIGGLAGYLNATLFGFVGPGSLFWTVSGEAILMVILGGAGFLLGPIVGAVLFVGLSHYAVAYTDHWRLFVGLAFIALVLFAPDGLVRILRDRLRLPMQEMLKIGKRKSVASPEEHRA, from the coding sequence ATGAAAAAGCAGGGCACACGGCTGCACCTGGGCCTTCTGGCCGCAACAGGGGCGGCGTTGCTGTCCGTTCCATTTATTTCGGTCGGCTCGGGGACGGAGTTCACTGCCGACATCCTGATCTTTGCGATCATGGCCATCGGCCTGTATGTGCAGATCGGCCTGCTCGGGCTGGTGAACTTCGGCTTCAGCGCCTTCTACGGACTCGGGGGCTACCTGGGCGCCGTGCTGCTGATGCGAATGTCGCCGTCGATGCTGCCCTCGCTCGCGCTCACCGTGCTCGGCACGGCCGCGATCTCGGGCGTGTTCGGCTGGATCGCGTTGAAGACGCGCGACATCACCTTCACCATCATCACCCTGACGTTCGCGCAGCTCCTGTACGTGCTCGCATTGGCCGAAGACGGCTGGACGGGAGGCCACAACGGCCTGAGCGGCATCCCGCGGCCCAGGCTGCCGCAGTTCATCGCGGAACCGTTGGGACTCACGTTGAACACCGATGCGGGCTTCTACTACTTCGTGCTGGCCGTGTTCGCGCTCGTCGTGCTGTTCGTCCACACGCTCTCACGCTCGCGGCTGGGCGCCGTGTTCGCAGGCATCCGGGAGAACGAGGAGCGCATGACGGTGCTGGGCTATTCCACGCAGCAATACAAGCTGGCCGGCTTCGTCATCTCGGGCGCCATCGGCGGTCTGGCCGGGTACCTGAACGCCACGCTGTTCGGCTTCGTCGGTCCAGGCTCTTTGTTCTGGACCGTTTCGGGCGAAGCGATCCTGATGGTGATCCTGGGCGGCGCGGGCTTCCTGCTCGGGCCGATCGTCGGCGCGGTGCTGTTCGTGGGCCTGTCGCATTACGCCGTGGCCTACACCGACCATTGGAGGCTGTTCGTCGGACTCGCGTTCATCGCGCTGGTGCTTTTCGCGCCCGACGGGCTGGTGCGCATCCTGCGTGACCGGCTACGGCTACCGATGCAGGAGATGCTGAAGATCGGCAAGCGCAAGAGCGTCGCGTCGCCTGAGGAGCACAGGGCATGA
- a CDS encoding aldehyde dehydrogenase family protein produces MQDKIQRPLPAFLGQGPKHLFINGRHEPARSGKTFQTINPATGKVLAEVADGGAEDIDLAVRAARRAFEGPWSKWRPAQRQASMLRLADLVDQHYDELAMLDTLDLGNPITRTMANRTRAVALLRYYAGLATSTHGETIQSSAMPHDSLTYTLKEPVGVVGAINPWNGPSGMAIWKLGPVLATGCTLVLKPAEQAPLSPLRLAELCMEAGIPEGVFNVVSGHGEAGAALAEHPGVDKIAFTGSTEVGRKIVRASAGNLKRLSMELGGKSANMVFADANMDLAVPGAAMAVFANSGQVCVAGTRLFVQRPIYDEFMERVADFAKKLRVGDPLDSETQLGPLVSAEQLDRVCGYLQVGMQEGARALTGGARLTEGPLADGFFVPPTVFVDAHDGMRIAREEIFGPVVTALPFDTIEEAIARGNDSEYGLGGGVWTRDLNTAHRVGKGLRTGTVWVNCYNVLDPAVPFGGYKMSGFGRESGNEHIQEYYETKAVMVKLDS; encoded by the coding sequence ATGCAAGACAAGATCCAAAGGCCGCTTCCCGCCTTCCTGGGGCAGGGCCCCAAGCATTTGTTCATCAATGGCAGGCACGAGCCGGCACGTTCCGGCAAGACCTTCCAGACCATCAACCCGGCCACCGGCAAGGTGCTGGCCGAAGTGGCGGATGGCGGCGCCGAGGACATCGACCTTGCAGTCAGGGCGGCCCGCCGGGCGTTCGAAGGGCCCTGGAGCAAGTGGCGGCCCGCGCAGCGCCAGGCGTCCATGCTGCGCTTGGCCGACCTGGTCGATCAGCATTACGACGAGCTGGCGATGCTGGACACCCTGGACCTGGGCAACCCGATCACACGGACGATGGCCAACCGTACGCGCGCAGTCGCGCTGCTGCGCTACTACGCCGGCCTGGCGACCTCCACGCATGGAGAAACCATCCAGAGTTCGGCCATGCCTCACGACTCGCTGACCTACACGCTGAAAGAGCCCGTCGGCGTGGTCGGCGCGATCAACCCCTGGAACGGCCCGAGCGGCATGGCCATCTGGAAGCTCGGCCCCGTGCTGGCCACGGGCTGTACGCTGGTGCTCAAGCCCGCGGAGCAGGCGCCGTTGTCGCCGTTGCGGCTGGCCGAGCTCTGCATGGAAGCCGGCATTCCCGAAGGCGTGTTCAATGTCGTGTCGGGCCATGGCGAAGCCGGTGCCGCGCTGGCCGAGCACCCGGGCGTGGACAAGATCGCGTTCACCGGTTCCACCGAGGTCGGCCGCAAGATCGTGCGCGCCTCGGCGGGTAATCTCAAGCGGCTTTCGATGGAGCTGGGTGGCAAGTCGGCCAACATGGTGTTCGCCGACGCCAACATGGACCTGGCAGTGCCCGGCGCCGCGATGGCAGTGTTCGCGAACTCGGGCCAGGTCTGCGTCGCCGGCACGCGGCTCTTCGTGCAGAGGCCGATCTACGACGAGTTCATGGAGCGCGTCGCCGATTTCGCGAAGAAGCTGCGCGTGGGAGACCCGCTGGATTCCGAGACGCAGTTGGGCCCCCTGGTATCGGCCGAGCAGCTCGACCGCGTGTGCGGCTACCTGCAGGTGGGCATGCAGGAAGGCGCGCGCGCGCTCACCGGCGGCGCGCGACTGACGGAAGGGCCGCTCGCCGATGGCTTCTTCGTGCCGCCGACCGTGTTCGTCGATGCGCATGACGGCATGCGCATCGCCCGCGAGGAAATCTTCGGTCCGGTCGTGACGGCCTTGCCCTTCGACACCATCGAGGAGGCCATCGCCCGTGGAAACGACAGCGAATACGGCCTCGGCGGCGGCGTCTGGACGCGCGACCTCAACACCGCGCACCGCGTCGGCAAGGGCCTGCGTACCGGAACCGTCTGGGTCAATTGCTACAACGTGCTGGACCCGGCGGTCCCGTTCGGCGGCTACAAGATGAGTGGCTTCGGCCGCGAGTCGGGCAACGAGCACATCCAGGAGTACTACGAGACGAAGGCCGTGATGGTCAAGCTGGACTCGTAA
- a CDS encoding ABC transporter substrate-binding protein, which translates to MNKTLNFLSRVRHLAAATLVLAAAGTAAAEDLKIGTVLSFSQVMGVYGNMVLDGMNLAIEEAGGSVAGRKIVIVKEDDKNDPKVALQLVRRYVKDEKVDFLVGPIASHVAAAIRDEVHRSKTFLVIANAANEELTRELCSPYLVRTSFSTWQINHPLGEYAAANLGKRAAMVGANYVAGKQMGAAFAEGFKKAGGVIVDEQWPAMGTADFASVLTRLRGLGDQVDVVWTFIPGSGTVNFINQYAQAKLKPRQVGIQSNADETYFDAMKDNAIGVIGSGIYVQSMATPRNQAFVAAYKKKYNRAPTPIDLAGYDSMRLIVEAVRTLNGKTADKQAVHKAILAAEIDSPRGYFKIDPATNNAVQNMYITKVVKRPDGSYSHELLETIEKVRDPGTSCKLSWD; encoded by the coding sequence ATGAACAAGACCCTCAACTTCCTCTCCCGCGTGCGGCACTTGGCCGCCGCCACCCTGGTGCTCGCGGCAGCCGGCACCGCTGCCGCCGAGGATTTGAAAATCGGCACGGTGCTGTCGTTCTCGCAGGTGATGGGCGTGTACGGCAACATGGTGCTTGACGGCATGAACCTCGCTATCGAGGAAGCCGGCGGCAGCGTGGCCGGCCGCAAGATCGTCATCGTCAAGGAAGACGACAAGAACGATCCCAAGGTGGCGCTGCAGCTCGTGCGCCGCTACGTCAAGGACGAAAAGGTGGACTTCCTGGTCGGGCCGATCGCTTCGCATGTCGCGGCCGCGATCCGCGACGAGGTCCACCGTTCCAAGACCTTCCTGGTGATTGCCAATGCCGCGAATGAGGAGCTCACGCGCGAGCTTTGCAGCCCTTACCTCGTCCGCACGTCGTTCTCGACCTGGCAGATCAACCATCCCCTGGGCGAGTACGCGGCTGCCAACCTGGGCAAGCGCGCGGCGATGGTCGGGGCGAACTACGTCGCGGGCAAGCAGATGGGCGCCGCTTTCGCCGAGGGCTTCAAGAAGGCCGGAGGCGTGATCGTGGACGAGCAGTGGCCGGCGATGGGAACGGCCGATTTCGCAAGCGTGCTGACCCGGCTGCGCGGGCTCGGCGACCAGGTGGACGTGGTCTGGACTTTCATCCCCGGCAGCGGCACCGTCAACTTCATCAACCAGTACGCGCAAGCGAAGCTCAAGCCCAGGCAGGTGGGCATCCAGAGCAACGCGGACGAAACCTACTTCGACGCGATGAAGGACAACGCGATCGGGGTGATCGGTTCCGGCATCTACGTGCAAAGCATGGCGACTCCCCGCAACCAGGCCTTCGTCGCGGCCTACAAGAAGAAATACAACCGCGCGCCGACGCCGATCGACCTGGCGGGCTACGACTCGATGCGCCTGATCGTGGAGGCCGTTCGCACACTCAACGGCAAGACGGCGGACAAGCAGGCTGTGCACAAAGCCATCCTGGCGGCGGAGATCGACAGCCCGCGGGGCTACTTCAAGATCGATCCGGCAACCAACAACGCCGTCCAGAACATGTACATCACCAAGGTCGTCAAGCGCCCCGACGGCTCCTACAGCCACGAACTGCTCGAGACCATCGAGAAGGTGCGCGATCCGGGCACGTCGTGCAAGCTGAGCTGGGACTGA
- a CDS encoding ABC transporter ATP-binding protein, whose translation MNPAIELKGVSKRFGDFGAVNGVDLTVPKGQRCALLGPNGAGKTTLLNMVSGRLSLSAGQIHLQGHDVSRASPGERARLGVGRSFQKTNIFPQLSLLENVRLGVQSRGGARNWDPWRAAGADAALNERAAGWLRRVSIRRSHDVRADELSYGEQRQLELAITLATEPQIVLLDEPTAGMSHSETAVILELMAELLEGLTVVIVEHDLSVVDRIAHRVVVLERGRVICDGTPVEVKADARVQSAYLKGAHHA comes from the coding sequence ATGAATCCCGCCATCGAACTGAAAGGCGTCAGCAAGCGCTTCGGCGACTTCGGCGCCGTGAACGGCGTCGATCTGACGGTGCCGAAGGGACAGCGCTGTGCATTGCTGGGCCCCAACGGCGCGGGCAAGACCACGCTGCTCAACATGGTCAGCGGCCGGCTGTCGCTCAGCGCGGGGCAGATCCACCTCCAGGGCCATGACGTGAGCCGTGCCTCGCCCGGCGAGCGCGCGCGTCTCGGGGTCGGCCGCAGCTTCCAGAAGACGAACATCTTCCCGCAGCTCAGCCTGCTGGAGAACGTGCGGCTTGGCGTGCAGAGCCGCGGCGGCGCCAGGAACTGGGATCCGTGGAGGGCTGCCGGTGCCGACGCGGCGCTGAACGAAAGGGCCGCCGGCTGGCTGCGCCGAGTGAGCATTCGGCGCTCGCACGATGTGCGTGCCGACGAGCTGTCGTACGGCGAGCAGCGGCAGTTGGAACTCGCCATCACGCTCGCGACCGAACCACAGATCGTGCTGCTAGATGAACCGACCGCCGGGATGAGCCATTCCGAGACGGCGGTGATCCTGGAGCTCATGGCCGAACTGCTGGAAGGCCTGACGGTCGTGATCGTGGAGCATGACCTGAGCGTGGTCGACCGCATCGCGCACCGCGTCGTCGTTCTCGAGCGGGGGCGCGTGATCTGCGACGGCACCCCGGTCGAGGTGAAGGCCGACGCGCGTGTGCAGAGTGCCTATCTGAAGGGGGCGCATCATGCTTGA
- a CDS encoding tannase/feruloyl esterase family alpha/beta hydrolase produces the protein MKAESCTYLGAGAVALAAALLSACGGGGNSGFALAPAAPAPDAPARVTAKEACDKLNGKTIGGAAVTAEVMAATTDIPLSCRVSGKLQPSLNFELRLPNDWNGKFHYRGGGGYNGSIPSLNYYGLRALQSGYATVSSDSGHQGANTDASFALNNELAARLFGSESVPTVTAAAVSVLSAAYGRVPTRKYFEGCSNGGREGLMAIQRNPDLFDGVIAAAPAYNWVGFIGHFHKMANTVEAADNSLTRDKIRLVASAVRASCDALDGVADGIVSNQKACNAQFNYRSLRCPAGDDSGSGCLSDNQLTVLDAWTQDAVYQGSPSYRNSMHSLTGNEDSGGFERWVTGANGVRTSVQFAFADTTVKNYLARDPSASALSYKPYDQNLTALDSMAALNDATNPDLRPFKQRGGKLILWHGSNDAVFSPENTARYYEQVKSAVGGQGALDEFVQYYEKPGVEHCWGGPGADYVDHLKALDSWVSDGAAPKGLVVERRTVSNSIFSENVEFSRPLCKYPGYARYVGPANDAQAATRASNFVCTGS, from the coding sequence ATGAAAGCTGAATCCTGCACTTATCTGGGGGCCGGAGCCGTCGCGCTCGCCGCTGCCTTACTGAGCGCCTGCGGGGGCGGTGGCAATTCGGGATTTGCCCTGGCGCCCGCAGCGCCGGCGCCCGATGCGCCGGCGCGCGTCACGGCCAAGGAGGCCTGCGACAAGCTGAACGGCAAGACGATTGGCGGGGCCGCCGTGACGGCAGAAGTGATGGCGGCGACCACTGACATCCCCTTGTCCTGCAGGGTGTCGGGAAAGTTGCAGCCATCGCTGAACTTCGAGTTGCGGCTGCCGAATGACTGGAACGGAAAGTTCCACTATCGCGGCGGCGGGGGTTACAACGGCTCGATTCCGTCGCTGAACTACTACGGCCTGCGTGCGCTTCAGTCGGGCTATGCGACAGTGTCCAGCGACAGCGGCCACCAGGGAGCGAATACGGACGCCAGCTTCGCGCTCAACAACGAACTGGCTGCACGGCTGTTCGGCAGTGAGTCCGTTCCGACCGTCACTGCAGCGGCAGTGAGCGTCCTCAGCGCCGCCTACGGACGCGTGCCGACCCGCAAGTACTTCGAAGGATGCTCCAACGGCGGCCGCGAGGGCCTCATGGCCATCCAGCGCAATCCGGATCTGTTCGATGGGGTCATTGCTGCCGCACCGGCCTACAACTGGGTCGGCTTCATCGGCCACTTCCACAAGATGGCCAACACCGTCGAAGCCGCGGACAACTCGTTGACGCGCGACAAAATTCGCCTGGTCGCATCGGCAGTGCGTGCCAGTTGCGACGCGCTGGATGGCGTCGCTGACGGCATCGTTTCCAATCAAAAGGCCTGCAACGCGCAGTTCAACTACCGCTCCCTGCGCTGCCCTGCAGGTGACGATTCGGGCTCGGGCTGCCTGTCTGACAATCAGTTGACCGTGCTGGATGCCTGGACGCAGGACGCCGTCTATCAAGGCAGCCCGAGCTACCGCAATTCGATGCACTCCCTCACCGGCAATGAGGACAGCGGAGGATTCGAAAGGTGGGTGACGGGGGCCAACGGTGTGCGAACCTCGGTGCAATTTGCGTTTGCAGACACGACCGTGAAAAACTATCTCGCACGCGATCCTTCGGCCAGTGCCCTGAGCTACAAGCCCTATGACCAGAACCTCACTGCACTCGATTCCATGGCGGCGCTGAACGACGCCACCAACCCGGATCTCCGGCCTTTCAAGCAGCGCGGCGGCAAGCTCATCCTGTGGCACGGGTCCAACGATGCGGTGTTCAGCCCGGAGAACACCGCGCGGTACTACGAACAGGTCAAGTCGGCCGTCGGAGGCCAGGGTGCACTCGACGAGTTCGTGCAGTACTACGAGAAACCCGGGGTGGAGCACTGCTGGGGGGGGCCGGGCGCCGACTACGTCGACCATCTGAAAGCGCTGGACAGCTGGGTCAGCGACGGCGCGGCCCCCAAGGGTCTGGTGGTCGAACGGCGAACGGTCAGCAACAGCATTTTCTCGGAGAACGTGGAGTTCTCACGGCCGCTGTGCAAGTATCCGGGCTACGCACGCTACGTCGGGCCGGCCAACGATGCGCAAGCCGCAACGCGAGCAAGCAACTTCGTTTGCACGGGCTCCTAG
- a CDS encoding GMC family oxidoreductase N-terminal domain-containing protein — protein MQGFDYIIVGGGSAGCVIANRLSADPAVRVALIEAGPSDLGFAARLKATLPVGNIFLLPHARYNWQYEFTGGVGVENRTIPCPRGRMLGGCSSVNGSVYMRGHRSDYDDWRAAGNEGWGFDDVLPAFKSHEKRLFGDSAYHGREGELDVQQPRAVNPLTRAFVGSAVAAGHRRNDDFNGPEQDGFGIWDVNQRHGTRVSSSRAFLHPVMSRRNLTVLTDCFVERIDLSHGSATGVTVVKEGLRESISAAQEVILAGGTINSPHLLMLSGIGSAPALETQGVRTHHDLPGVGRNLQDHACAPVTMMDPSSHAYALSWQSLPRVLASPFQYLLDRSGMLATNAAEGGGLFRTRPELDRPDVQVTLLAGLKDTARAIPREHGIMLLVTLLRPRSRGSVTLASSNPADRPLIHPAFLEHGEDVQTLVAGVRETRRILSMAPIAEHLGIERLPGRALGSDEELAQAIRRTLFTVHHPVGTCKMGPSSDAEAVVDARLRVHGVERLRVTDASIMPTIVAGNTSAPAMMIGERAASFILGREPMAQGSVAMPKAAVA, from the coding sequence ATGCAAGGCTTCGACTACATCATCGTTGGCGGCGGCTCGGCCGGCTGCGTCATCGCGAACCGTCTCTCCGCGGACCCGGCGGTGCGGGTCGCACTGATCGAGGCGGGGCCGTCGGATCTGGGCTTCGCGGCTCGTCTAAAGGCAACGCTTCCGGTCGGCAACATCTTCTTGCTGCCGCATGCCAGGTACAACTGGCAGTACGAGTTCACGGGCGGCGTCGGTGTCGAGAACCGCACAATCCCTTGTCCCCGCGGCCGGATGCTCGGTGGCTGCAGTTCCGTCAACGGGTCCGTCTACATGCGCGGGCATCGCAGCGACTACGACGACTGGCGCGCAGCAGGCAACGAGGGCTGGGGCTTCGACGACGTGCTCCCAGCCTTCAAGAGCCACGAGAAACGTCTCTTCGGCGACTCTGCCTACCATGGGCGCGAGGGCGAACTCGACGTTCAGCAACCGCGCGCTGTCAATCCCCTGACCCGCGCCTTCGTCGGCTCCGCGGTGGCGGCCGGGCATCGCAGGAATGACGACTTCAACGGACCCGAGCAGGACGGCTTCGGGATCTGGGACGTGAACCAGCGCCACGGAACGCGCGTGTCGAGTTCCAGGGCCTTCTTGCATCCCGTGATGTCGCGCCGCAACCTGACGGTGCTCACCGACTGTTTCGTCGAACGCATCGACCTTTCGCATGGATCGGCGACCGGGGTGACCGTCGTGAAGGAAGGTCTTCGCGAATCCATCAGCGCCGCGCAGGAAGTGATCCTTGCCGGCGGCACCATCAACTCACCGCACCTGCTGATGCTCTCGGGCATCGGGTCTGCGCCCGCGCTCGAAACACAGGGTGTTCGCACGCACCATGACCTGCCCGGCGTGGGCCGCAACCTGCAGGACCACGCGTGCGCACCCGTCACGATGATGGACCCGAGCTCCCATGCCTACGCGCTCTCGTGGCAGTCCCTGCCACGGGTGCTCGCCAGCCCCTTCCAGTACCTGCTCGATCGCAGCGGCATGCTGGCGACCAATGCGGCCGAAGGGGGAGGGCTCTTCCGGACCCGCCCCGAGCTCGATCGGCCGGACGTGCAGGTCACCTTGCTCGCCGGCCTGAAAGACACCGCCCGGGCCATTCCGCGCGAGCACGGGATCATGCTGCTCGTCACGCTGCTGCGGCCGAGAAGCCGGGGCTCGGTGACGCTGGCGTCCTCGAACCCTGCGGACCGACCCCTGATCCACCCTGCGTTCCTTGAGCACGGCGAAGACGTGCAGACCCTGGTGGCCGGCGTTCGGGAGACCCGGCGCATCCTCTCCATGGCGCCCATCGCCGAGCACCTCGGCATCGAGCGCCTGCCTGGCCGGGCGCTTGGCTCGGACGAGGAACTGGCGCAGGCGATCCGCCGCACCTTGTTCACGGTGCATCACCCGGTCGGAACCTGCAAGATGGGACCTTCCAGCGATGCCGAGGCGGTCGTCGATGCACGGCTGCGGGTGCATGGGGTGGAGCGCCTGCGCGTCACCGACGCATCGATCATGCCGACCATTGTCGCCGGCAACACGAGTGCGCCGGCAATGATGATCGGTGAGAGGGCCGCATCCTTCATCCTCGGCCGAGAGCCGATGGCGCAGGGCAGCGTTGCCATGCCCAAAGCCGCTGTGGCTTGA
- a CDS encoding ABC transporter ATP-binding protein — protein MLEVRNLSAGYARFGVLEDISFDLDEGQFLGILGRNGVGKTTLLKAIAGPVRPSAGHVKFCGRNVAGWTTSDIARAGVAMVLDRKGIFRSLSVIENLRLAARLHKEKQQRWTVDDVLQMFPRLAERANAPGGGLSGGEQQMLAIGRALVCQPRLLLLDEPTEGLAPKIVEEMVDLLQRLRKAGLTAIVVEQRLETVLDTCGDVIVMSRGMPALRTSSSDLRQRPGVLEEHLGV, from the coding sequence ATGCTTGAAGTGCGCAATCTCAGTGCTGGCTACGCGCGCTTCGGCGTGCTGGAAGACATCAGCTTCGACCTGGACGAGGGCCAGTTCCTCGGAATACTCGGGCGCAACGGCGTGGGCAAGACCACGCTGCTGAAGGCAATCGCGGGCCCAGTGCGACCGTCGGCAGGCCATGTCAAGTTCTGCGGTCGGAACGTCGCGGGCTGGACCACGTCCGACATTGCGCGCGCCGGCGTGGCAATGGTGCTGGATCGCAAGGGCATCTTCCGCAGCCTCTCGGTGATCGAGAACCTGCGGCTGGCTGCGCGCCTGCACAAGGAGAAGCAGCAGCGCTGGACTGTGGACGACGTCCTGCAGATGTTCCCGCGGCTGGCCGAGCGGGCCAACGCACCCGGCGGCGGACTTTCCGGCGGCGAGCAGCAGATGCTGGCCATCGGACGCGCGCTCGTATGCCAGCCGCGCCTGCTGCTGCTCGACGAGCCGACCGAGGGCCTGGCGCCCAAGATCGTCGAGGAGATGGTGGACCTGCTGCAGCGACTGCGCAAGGCAGGGCTGACGGCCATCGTCGTTGAGCAGCGCCTCGAGACGGTGCTTGACACCTGCGGCGACGTGATCGTCATGAGCCGCGGCATGCCCGCGTTGCGCACCTCTTCCAGCGACCTCCGGCAGCGGCCAGGCGTGCTGGAGGAGCATCTCGGGGTCTGA